A genomic segment from Streptomyces sp. NBC_00459 encodes:
- a CDS encoding sensor histidine kinase, whose amino-acid sequence MSRVGRRYRSLPIRSRLALLVAAAVAFAVGAVSVACWFIVQGKLYEQVNNDLQQMVNRPGILNQVLNECSQSPQQNATRGPVPNSYVQLIKVKGDPCVTPFSKGTVKVTDSDRDLITDATESGQHIFRNGTDEDGNAVRALSVFLGVDSSDGQRVAVLVAAPLHGTQSTLNELALILLIVSGVGVLGAGAAGLAVARAALKPVDKLTEAVEHVARTEDLTVRIPVEDESDDEVARLSRSFNSMTSALANSRELQQQLIADAGHELRTPLTSLRTNIELLTRSEETGRPIPEADRKALLASVKAQMTELAALIGDLQELSRSEGQRGERVQVVALEDTVESALRRARLRGPELTITADVQPWFVRGEPSALERAVVNILDNAVKFSPEGGTIEVQLSRGTLTVRDHGPGIPADEIAHVFDRFWRSPSARALPGSGLGLSIVARTVQQAGGEVTLARAEGGGTVATVRLPGAPTPPPESV is encoded by the coding sequence ATGAGCAGAGTGGGACGCCGGTACCGGTCCCTTCCCATCCGCTCCCGGCTGGCGCTGCTGGTCGCTGCCGCTGTGGCGTTCGCGGTGGGCGCGGTCTCGGTGGCTTGTTGGTTCATCGTGCAGGGGAAACTGTACGAGCAGGTCAACAACGACCTGCAACAAATGGTGAACAGGCCCGGCATCCTCAATCAGGTACTCAACGAGTGCTCCCAGAGCCCGCAGCAGAACGCCACGCGAGGCCCGGTCCCGAACAGTTACGTCCAGCTCATCAAGGTAAAGGGTGACCCCTGCGTCACCCCGTTCTCCAAGGGCACGGTCAAGGTGACCGACAGCGACCGGGATCTCATCACGGACGCGACGGAGAGCGGTCAGCACATCTTCCGCAACGGTACCGATGAGGACGGCAACGCTGTACGCGCGCTGTCCGTGTTCCTGGGCGTCGACTCGTCCGACGGACAACGCGTCGCCGTGCTCGTCGCGGCTCCCCTCCACGGCACACAGTCCACCCTCAACGAACTTGCCCTGATCCTCCTCATCGTTTCCGGAGTCGGGGTGCTCGGCGCCGGAGCCGCAGGCCTGGCCGTGGCCCGTGCCGCCCTCAAGCCCGTGGACAAACTCACCGAAGCCGTCGAACACGTGGCCCGCACCGAGGACCTGACGGTCCGCATTCCGGTGGAGGACGAGAGCGACGACGAGGTGGCCCGCCTCTCGCGCTCCTTCAACTCCATGACATCCGCCCTGGCCAACTCCCGCGAACTGCAACAGCAGTTGATCGCCGACGCCGGCCACGAACTCCGCACCCCCCTCACCTCCCTCCGCACCAACATCGAACTCCTCACCCGCAGCGAGGAGACAGGCCGCCCGATCCCCGAGGCCGACCGCAAGGCGCTCCTCGCCTCGGTGAAGGCCCAGATGACCGAACTGGCCGCCCTGATCGGCGACCTGCAGGAGCTGTCCCGGTCGGAGGGCCAGCGAGGTGAGCGCGTACAGGTGGTCGCCCTGGAGGACACGGTCGAGTCGGCCCTGCGCCGGGCCCGTCTACGCGGACCCGAACTGACGATCACCGCGGACGTCCAGCCCTGGTTCGTCCGGGGGGAACCGTCGGCGCTGGAGCGGGCGGTGGTCAACATCCTGGACAACGCGGTGAAGTTCAGCCCCGAGGGCGGCACGATCGAGGTGCAGCTGAGCAGGGGCACCCTGACGGTCCGCGACCACGGCCCCGGTATCCCCGCCGACGAGATCGCCCACGTCTTCGACCGCTTCTGGCGCTCACCCTCAGCGCGCGCCCTCCCCGGTTCCGGCCTGGGCCTGTCGATCGTCGCCCGTACGGTCCAACAGGCCGGCGGCGAGGTCACGTTGGCCCGCGCGGAAGGCGGCGGAACCGTGGCCACCGTACGGCTGCCGGGGGCGCCCACGCCTCCGCCGGAGTCGGTGTAG
- a CDS encoding response regulator transcription factor: MSPAEGDRDIQRILIVDDEPAVREALQRSLAFEGYDTEVAVDGADALEKATAYQPDLVVLDIQMPRMDGLTAARRMRGAGTTTPILMLTARDTVGDRVTGLDAGADDYLVKPFELDELFARVRALLRRSSYAAAAVAGSLPEDEALTFADLRMDLATREVTRGARAVELTRTEFTLLEMFLAHPRQVLTREQILKAVWGFDFEPSSNSLDVYVMYLRRKTEAGGEPRLVHTVRGVGYVLRQGGAE; this comes from the coding sequence ATGAGCCCCGCCGAAGGCGACCGTGACATCCAGCGCATCCTGATCGTCGACGACGAGCCGGCTGTGCGCGAAGCACTCCAGCGCAGCCTCGCCTTCGAGGGGTACGACACGGAGGTCGCGGTCGACGGCGCGGACGCCCTGGAGAAGGCGACCGCCTACCAGCCCGACCTGGTCGTCCTCGACATCCAGATGCCGAGGATGGACGGCCTGACGGCGGCCCGGCGTATGCGGGGCGCGGGCACGACCACACCCATCCTGATGCTGACGGCCAGGGACACGGTCGGCGACCGCGTGACCGGCCTGGACGCGGGGGCGGACGACTACCTGGTCAAGCCCTTCGAACTCGACGAACTCTTCGCCCGGGTACGGGCCCTGCTGCGCCGCAGCTCCTACGCGGCAGCCGCGGTCGCGGGCAGCCTCCCGGAGGACGAGGCCCTGACCTTCGCCGACCTGCGCATGGACCTCGCGACGCGCGAGGTGACGCGCGGCGCCCGTGCGGTGGAACTGACCCGCACGGAGTTCACCCTCCTGGAGATGTTCCTGGCCCACCCGCGCCAGGTCCTCACCCGTGAGCAGATCCTGAAGGCGGTCTGGGGCTTCGACTTCGAACCGTCCTCCAACTCCCTCGACGTGTACGTCATGTACCTCCGCCGCAAGACGGAGGCGGGCGGCGAGCCGCGCCTCGTCCACACGGTCCGGGGCGTGGGGTATGTGCTGCGTCAGGGTGGCGCGGAATGA
- a CDS encoding S1C family serine protease produces the protein MTESFRRSGEYETPQGHEPQSAYPQQQYASAPQSSSPVNPEWPPPPAYEPPTVQQPAYQEPAQIQPQAPQAPQTPQAPYGRQATHEQPAATATLLAEAPADAAPAQRRKRAKGPFALLAAVAIVAAAIGGGTAYGIQELTNSDSAVTSSSTSTNVVPSSAKGTVSGVAAAVSPSIVEINATSNAGSSTGSGVIITSDGEIITNNHVISGASSIKVSTSDGKTYTAKVVGTDSKKDLALIKLENASGLKTATLGDSAGVQVGDEVVAIGSPEGLTGTVTSGIVSALNRDVTVATEESQGQNQQQQGDGSGGWPFEFGGQQFNGDTGTSTTTYKALQTDASLNPGNSGGALIDMNGNIIGINSAMYSASSSSSDAGSAGLGFAIPINTVKSDLATLRSGSTT, from the coding sequence ATGACCGAGAGCTTCCGCCGCAGCGGCGAGTACGAGACCCCCCAGGGCCACGAGCCGCAGTCGGCGTACCCCCAGCAGCAGTACGCTTCCGCCCCCCAGTCCTCCTCTCCGGTGAACCCGGAGTGGCCGCCGCCGCCGGCGTACGAGCCGCCGACGGTCCAGCAGCCCGCGTACCAGGAACCGGCCCAGATCCAGCCCCAGGCTCCGCAGGCTCCCCAGACCCCGCAGGCTCCGTACGGCCGGCAGGCCACGCACGAGCAGCCCGCGGCCACCGCCACCCTGCTCGCCGAGGCTCCTGCCGACGCGGCCCCCGCCCAGCGCAGGAAGCGTGCGAAGGGCCCCTTCGCCCTCCTCGCCGCCGTGGCGATCGTCGCCGCCGCGATAGGTGGCGGTACGGCGTACGGCATCCAGGAGCTGACCAACTCGGACTCCGCCGTCACCTCCAGCAGCACGAGCACCAACGTGGTGCCGTCGAGCGCGAAGGGCACGGTGTCCGGGGTCGCCGCGGCGGTCAGCCCGAGCATCGTCGAGATCAACGCGACCTCGAACGCGGGTTCGTCGACCGGCTCCGGCGTGATCATCACGTCCGACGGCGAGATCATCACCAACAACCACGTCATCTCCGGCGCCTCGTCGATCAAGGTGTCGACGAGCGACGGCAAGACCTACACCGCGAAGGTCGTCGGCACCGACAGCAAGAAGGACCTGGCCCTCATCAAGCTGGAGAACGCCTCCGGCCTGAAGACGGCGACCCTCGGCGACTCCGCCGGTGTCCAGGTCGGCGACGAGGTCGTGGCGATCGGCTCCCCCGAGGGCCTGACCGGCACGGTGACCAGCGGCATCGTGTCCGCCCTCAACCGTGACGTCACCGTCGCCACCGAGGAGAGCCAGGGCCAGAACCAGCAACAGCAGGGCGACGGCAGCGGCGGCTGGCCGTTCGAGTTCGGCGGCCAGCAGTTCAACGGCGACACCGGTACGTCCACGACGACGTACAAGGCCCTCCAGACGGACGCGTCCCTCAACCCCGGCAACTCCGGCGGCGCGCTCATCGACATGAACGGCAACATCATCGGCATCAACTCCGCGATGTACTCGGCGAGTTCGTCCTCGTCGGACGCGGGCAGCGCGGGCCTCGGCTTCGCCATCCCGATCAACACCGTCAAGTCCGACCTGGCGACACTGCGCTCCGGTTCCACCACCTGA
- a CDS encoding LacI family DNA-binding transcriptional regulator, giving the protein MAKVTRDDVARLAGTSTAVVSYVINNGPRPVAPATRERVLAAIKELSYRPDRVAQAMASRRTDLIGLIVPDARQPFFGEMAHAVEQAASERGKMVLVGNSDYIAEREVHYLRAFLGMRVSGLILVSHALNDNAAAEIEAWDARVVLLHERPEAIDDVAVVTDDLGGAHLAVRHLLEHGYEYVACIGGIAETPAVGDPVSDHVQGWRRAMDEAGVSTEGRLFEVLYNRYDAYKAALEILADPATRPPAIFCSTDDQAIGLLRAARELRIDVPGELAVAGFDDIKEAALADPPLTTVASDRSGMARAAVDLVLDDGVRVAGARRERLKLFPSRLVTRRSCGCE; this is encoded by the coding sequence GTGGCCAAGGTGACTAGGGATGATGTAGCTCGGCTGGCGGGTACCTCCACCGCCGTCGTCAGCTATGTCATCAACAACGGACCCCGGCCGGTTGCCCCGGCCACGCGCGAGCGTGTCCTCGCCGCGATCAAGGAACTGAGCTACCGGCCCGACCGCGTCGCCCAGGCGATGGCGTCGCGGCGCACGGACCTCATAGGCCTGATCGTGCCGGACGCGCGCCAGCCCTTCTTCGGGGAGATGGCGCACGCGGTCGAGCAGGCCGCGTCCGAGCGCGGAAAGATGGTGCTGGTCGGCAACTCCGACTACATCGCCGAGCGCGAGGTCCACTATCTGCGGGCCTTCCTCGGTATGCGGGTCTCCGGGCTGATCCTCGTCAGCCACGCCCTGAACGACAACGCGGCGGCGGAGATCGAGGCCTGGGACGCCCGGGTCGTCCTCCTCCACGAACGCCCCGAGGCGATAGACGACGTCGCCGTCGTCACGGACGACCTCGGCGGCGCCCACCTCGCCGTCCGCCACCTGCTGGAGCACGGCTACGAGTACGTCGCCTGTATCGGCGGTATCGCCGAGACGCCGGCGGTCGGCGACCCCGTCTCGGACCACGTCCAGGGCTGGCGGCGCGCGATGGACGAGGCGGGCGTCTCCACGGAGGGCCGCCTGTTCGAGGTCCTCTACAACCGGTACGACGCCTACAAGGCCGCCCTGGAGATCCTCGCCGATCCGGCCACCCGCCCCCCGGCCATCTTCTGCTCCACCGACGACCAGGCGATCGGCCTGCTGCGCGCGGCCCGCGAGCTGCGCATCGACGTCCCCGGCGAGCTGGCGGTGGCCGGCTTCGACGACATCAAGGAAGCGGCCCTGGCGGACCCGCCGCTGACCACCGTCGCCTCCGACCGCTCGGGCATGGCCCGCGCGGCCGTCGACCTGGTCCTCGACGACGGGGTACGGGTGGCGGGGGCGCGCCGTGAGCGGCTGAAGCTGTTCCCGTCGCGGTTGGTGACACGGCGTTCCTGCGGCTGCGAGTAG